A genomic region of Anopheles coustani chromosome 3, idAnoCousDA_361_x.2, whole genome shotgun sequence contains the following coding sequences:
- the LOC131259902 gene encoding RWD domain-containing protein 2A → MEANNEEEELQQSLLLKNLQKQLEEFQMLSAIFCTPGELEVDDYGCIENLTSFTNGEKVNLSTKLDYRLNLPLLAGEKVQILVELPHLYPSLEIPRIVIRSAIIQRDQERMLTERIERYISEEVIERDEPYVYQVICWIQESLEELLRSTTEKRDNEPNGSSRSKSSIEKEAIVFERLWIYSHHLKSKTKRQKIIKTARDLDLTGFSRPGKPAIICVEGNQHDTQEFWRIIKALKWQKIQIKLNETSGADTTNDFSALRHFSAGFHEELFCETDDDEDLPMSMSLFMKFLEKNNCSYIKKIIFGFQDSNDLAAS, encoded by the coding sequence ATGGAAGCGAataatgaagaagaagaattacaGCAGAGTCTGCTTCTGAAAAACCTGCAGAAGCAGCTGGAGGAATTTCAGATGCTATCGGCGATATTCTGCACTCCTGGCGAACTAGAAGTAGACGATTATGGCTGCATAGAGAATCTAACTAGTTTCACTAACGGTGAAAAGGTGAATCTATCCACAAAGCTGGACTACCGATTGAACCTTCCCCTGTTGGCGGGTGAGAAGGTGCAAATACTGGTGGAGCTGCCTCATCTCTATCCGTCGCTGGAAATACCTCGCATCGTGATCCGTTCGGCTATCATTCAGCGCGACCAAGAACGTATGCTAACGGAACGGATTGAACGGTACATAAGCGAAGAGGTCATCGAACGGGACGAACCGTACGTTTACCAAGTGATCTGTTGGATACAGGAAAGTTTAGAAGAACTTCTACGATCAACCACGGAGAAAAGGGATAATGAACCAAACGGCTCTTCTAGGAGCAAATCTTCCATCGAAAAAGAAGCTATCGTTTTCGAACGTCTGTGGATTTACTCGCACCATTTAAAGAGTAAAACCAAACGGCAAAAGATCATCAAAACAGCTCGCGATCTTGATCTGACAGGATTTTCTAGGCCAGGCAAACCGGCCATTATTTGCGTAGAGGGAAACCAGCACGACACGCAAGAGTTCTGGAGAATCATCAAAGCGCTTAAATGgcagaaaattcaaataaaactgaACGAAACTTCTGGGGCCGATACGACAAACGATTTCAGTGCCTTGCGTCACTTCAGTGCAGGATTCCACGAGGAACTTTTCTGCGAAACTGACGACGATGAAGACTTGCCCATGAGCATGAGTTTGTTCATGAAGTTTCTTGAAAAGAACAACTGTAGTTACatcaaaaaaattatattcgGGTTTCAAGATTCAAATGATCTCGCTGCGAGCTAG